A window of the Chloroflexota bacterium genome harbors these coding sequences:
- a CDS encoding flavocytochrome c yields the protein MEGKTQKHSTAWDAEVDVVIAGAGAAGLTAAIEAAGAGAQTLVLEKQAKYWDCSTALSGGGLAFAGTDLQEEKGVHDSNELLHKDLMEVGQWKNDEKLVQAFVRNQLDTYNWLTRLGVKWASLATAAGMSVSREHRLDPLELIKILKQSAENKGVTIVFQTMVTGLVTDNGKRVIGVSAKETSETTRVRARRGVVLACGGFGRDARRLNSIDPRFVKVLVASGRGNTGDGHRMAEGLGAYLKDMEYVRPSFGMHGTGTSAAEVFHGYYHGAIIVNKKGERFVDESRPYKDIGTTSIEQPGAISYQIFDQKIYEVGRRVVEASVMPLVQESKGLDQARINLLLKANTIEELASQINVPPETLKETIDRYNTQADAGKDLDFGRTTLAGGVGKIARIDTPPFYAYETKAFLPATYGGIAVDENMNVLTRQGKIPGLYAAGEIIGGFHGASYMSGTSVGKAVIFGRIAGRNAAKG from the coding sequence ATGGAGGGAAAAACCCAGAAACATTCTACGGCGTGGGATGCCGAAGTGGATGTTGTAATAGCTGGTGCAGGAGCAGCTGGGCTGACAGCAGCGATAGAGGCAGCGGGTGCAGGAGCACAGACACTGGTGCTTGAAAAACAAGCCAAATACTGGGACTGCTCTACTGCTCTATCCGGAGGCGGACTTGCCTTTGCCGGAACCGATCTACAGGAGGAGAAAGGGGTTCATGATTCAAATGAGCTGCTCCACAAAGACCTGATGGAGGTCGGTCAATGGAAAAACGACGAAAAGTTGGTTCAGGCTTTTGTGAGAAACCAACTTGATACCTATAACTGGCTGACGAGGCTGGGTGTGAAATGGGCCAGTCTGGCTACAGCTGCAGGGATGAGTGTCTCACGAGAACACAGGTTGGACCCGCTTGAGCTCATCAAGATTTTGAAACAGTCTGCTGAAAACAAAGGGGTAACAATCGTTTTTCAAACCATGGTGACCGGGCTTGTTACCGATAATGGGAAGAGGGTTATAGGAGTTAGTGCCAAGGAGACGTCAGAAACCACCCGGGTCAGGGCCAGAAGAGGTGTCGTGCTAGCTTGTGGCGGATTCGGACGCGACGCCAGGAGATTGAATAGCATCGACCCGAGATTTGTTAAAGTGCTGGTGGCGTCAGGACGGGGAAATACTGGTGACGGCCATAGAATGGCAGAAGGGCTAGGAGCCTATCTAAAAGATATGGAATATGTTAGACCATCCTTCGGGATGCACGGAACTGGGACATCAGCAGCAGAAGTGTTCCATGGTTATTATCATGGAGCCATCATTGTAAACAAAAAGGGTGAGAGATTCGTTGACGAATCAAGACCATACAAGGACATAGGTACAACTTCTATCGAACAGCCAGGTGCTATTAGCTATCAGATATTCGACCAGAAAATATATGAGGTGGGACGGCGAGTAGTAGAAGCGAGTGTAATGCCTCTTGTACAAGAATCGAAGGGGCTAGACCAGGCAAGAATCAATCTGCTGCTAAAAGCCAATACAATCGAGGAGCTGGCTTCCCAAATAAATGTTCCCCCCGAAACATTAAAGGAAACCATTGATAGATACAATACCCAGGCGGATGCAGGGAAAGATTTGGACTTTGGGAGAACTACATTAGCCGGAGGAGTTGGTAAGATTGCAAGAATAGATACACCGCCCTTCTATGCTTATGAGACAAAAGCTTTTTTGCCAGCAACCTACGGGGGTATAGCTGTTGACGAAAATATGAATGTGCTAACTCGCCAGGGAAAAATTCCAGGATTATATGCGGCAGGTGAGATAATAGGGGGATTTCATGGCGCTAGCTATATGTCAGGGACCTCTGTAGGAAAAGCAGTGATATTTGGCCGTATCGCCGGAAGAAATGCAGCTAAAGGATGA
- a CDS encoding cupin domain-containing protein — protein sequence MKYTRIYADKEGVSHFEDVAVKLALVDFAPPAPPVFLSPFSQASQFVFGTLPADWFGVWHPTPKRQFSFFLSGEVEVQAGDGELRRFGAGSVFLMEDTIGKGHVTRVLGGSDVLVAILQLPD from the coding sequence GGAAGGCGTATCGCATTTTGAGGATGTAGCAGTCAAACTTGCTCTTGTCGACTTTGCTCCACCGGCCCCTCCTGTTTTCCTTTCACCATTTAGCCAGGCCTCACAATTCGTCTTTGGCACTCTCCCTGCTGATTGGTTTGGTGTCTGGCATCCGACGCCAAAGAGGCAGTTTTCATTTTTTCTCTCTGGTGAAGTTGAAGTGCAGGCAGGTGATGGTGAGTTACGGCGCTTTGGGGCTGGGAGTGTCTTCCTCATGGAGGATACAATTGGCAAAGGTCATGTCACTCGAGTCCTTGGTGGGTCTGATGTGCTCGTGGCTATCTTACAGTTGCCTGACTGA